Within Nematostella vectensis chromosome 1, jaNemVect1.1, whole genome shotgun sequence, the genomic segment ACATACCTTatttaattttcgcgtcactttaatttcgcaaatgtcatgacattaaaagatttgcgaaaataaagtgacacgaaaattaagtgtcgcgaaaattaggatgcATGATATTAAGTGAATGCACAAGAAGCCTCTGGGGGAATATTggccgtttaataagctttatggaaacactttgtctatttagtcatctaagGTTCATAAAGTATGGTAAGTGGTTGAGTTGAAcctgtatttatagatttttatgaaactaaatttagcccaTGCATCTTTCTGTTccaaattgtttcagttttgatgattacagcacattttaatttcacttgttttgcttgattctATTATCCCAAAATCGTGAAAGCTGGTTGTTTTGAGTAATAAGTTAAAAAAGTCTAATAAATATACTGTTGCAACCAATCTGCCTGCCTCTTCCTTCTGTGGTTACACACATGCCCATTAGTAAGATCCAAAAGCAGAGACGCAACCTTCCTTTTGTGATTACCTGTAAAGTTAGTTCACAAGCCATTTCTGGTGTCTGCACAATCTTGAAAAAGTCTGCtccattttcttctttaaatTTCCGAAACTCTGAAGTGAAAAATAAGTTTGTTTGAAGGAGAAGACCAAGCTAGGTGTATGGgttttaaatattaaataatccAATGTAATTTGAGATTAGAGCATGCAGTAAATTACATTGTTCATTTTACAGGTATCCTGCATACACCTGTACCCATTACTCCTAAAATTTTGCAAAGTAGCTAGAGCAGTGCCTTATTTTAGAATCTGTGAAACTTTTCTGGTGAGGGGGTAAACTACATTAATTTTGGGCCTAGCAAATGTTTTGATCAgcttttactttattttttttttccagacaGGACAATACTTGCAGGACAATTCCAAACATATGACTATAGGTTATTTGGCTTTTTCAGTTTGGATAAAACGGCAAGTAAAAATTTGATACTGTTAAGAAATTCATAATGCCCATATTAGccattgaaaaacaaaaaaaaaacttagaggtaattctaaaaaatatcaatgaaTAGACATTGTGGATGACTCCCCATTGCTGTAATAACTGACCCTTGACAACAATTGGAAATTTGGCTGGTGTGTTTCATTTGAAATGTCATATGGATGGCTGAAACTCATTTCAAGGTTATTTGCGCCTGTTCTGGGGCACATTTTATATCTCAGGTCAGCTGGGGGTCGGTAAAATGTGAACATGCGTTCTAACCCCCTATGGTTTCCCTGTTTCATACCAATACTACATTCAGAACGACAGCAAAGCACTCTGTTAAATTACACGAACTCTTCGATAAAAATCTTATCGAGAAATAATGCAATAAGTAAGtatttatttacaaattcAGAAACTCCCCTGTCAAGCTGGTCACGTCCTATTCCAATCAGCTTTCTGTGTTTTGGCCATCTTTGCAGAATTGCATAAAACCCAGAATCTCTCTCAGGAAACTATGCATACATACTATATACAACAAAACAATCGAAAAGGGTATATCAtgccggtttttttttttttttagtgttttacAAACCTGGTAGGTACCGTCCCGCTTGTCTCATGACCCATACCGGAACACGATCCACACTTTCCCCCTTGGCAGCGCGTAATATCCGATCGTTTTGCAGTGCTGGAAAGTCTTTGCTTTCTTCGAGATTCGCCATAGAGACTAACTATAAGGTTGAGTGGGGCAGGGAATTGAAAGAATACAGTGGAGGAGTGCAGCTCGTGTGGAAATCGTCTTGGAATCACAGCTGGAAAGAATATTATGATTGATCGAAGACCATGCAGAGATTTGACCGAGCGGGGATTGAGTCTAGTACACAGCAAACCCACGATTAAACAGCAGATTAGTGACCCCTTCAGGGGCGGTAGGTTTGTTAGGCAAAACTCTGATAATAAACCACGAATTTCCCTCTACCACGAATTTCCCTCTAATTTGGCTAAAATGTGCCTTGTTTGCGACGCGCTCTCCATCTTTGATTACGAAACCAGGTCAAGTTACGTTGCGTAATCCCAGTCACTACCACGTGGCGCAAGAACTGTCCCTGGAACTTTCAAGCATAATTTGTAAACCCCATTCTTGCAAACCATAATTTGTAAACCCCATTCTTGCAAACCATAATTTGTAAACCCCATTCTTGCAAACCAAAATTTGTAAACCCCATTCTTGCAAACCATAATTTGTAAACCCATTCTTGCAAACCATAATTTGTAAACCCCATTCTTGCAAACCATAATTTGTAAACCCCATTCTTGCAAACCATAATTTGTAAACCCCATTCTTGCAAACCATAATTTGTAAACTCCATTCTTGCAAACCATAATTTGTAAACCCCATTCTTGCAAACCATAATTTGTAAACCCCATTCTTGCAAACCATAATTTGTAAACCCCATTCTTGCAAACCATAATTTGTAAACCCCATTCTTGCAAACCATAATTTGTAAACCCCATTCTTGCAAACCATAATTTGTAAACCCCATTCTTGCAAACCATAATTTGTAAACCGCATTCTTGCAAACCATAATTTGTAAACCCCATTCTTGCAAACCATAATTTGTAAACCCCATTCTTGCAAACCATAATTTGTAAACCCCATTCTTGCAAACCATAATTTGTAAACCCCATTTTTGCAAACCATAATTTGTAAACCCCATTCTTGCAAACCATAATTTGTAAACCCCATTCTTGCAAACCATAATTTGTAAACCCCATTCTTGCAAACCAAAATTTGTAAACCCCATTCTTGCAAACCATAATTTGTAAACCCATTCTTGCAAACCATAATTTGTAAACCCCATTCTTGCAAACCATAATTTGTAAACCCCATTCTTGCAAACCATAATTTGTAAACCCCATTCTTGCAAACCATAATTTGTAAACTCCATTCTTGCAAACCATAATTTGTAAACCCCATTCTTGCAAACCATAATTTGTAAACCCCATTCTTGCAAACCATAATTTGTAAACCCCATTCTTGCAAACCATAATTTGTAAACCCCATTCTTGCAAACCATAATTTGTAAACCCCATTCTTGCAAACCATAATTTGTAAACCCCATTCTTGCAAACCATAATTTGTAAACCGCATTCTTGCAAACCATAATTTGTAAACCCCATTCTTGCAAACCATAATTTGTAAACCCCATTCTTGCAAACCATAATTTGTAAACCCCATTCTTGCAAACCATAATTTGTAAACCCCATTTTTGCAAACCATAATTTGTAAACCCCATTCTTGCAAACCATAATTTGTAAACCCCATTCTTGCAAACCATAATTTGTAAACCCCATTCTTGCAAACCATAATTTGTAAACCCCATTCTTGCAAACCATAATTTGTAAACCCCATTCTTGCAAACCATAATTTGTAAACCCCATTCTTGCAAACCATAATTTGTAAACCGCATTCTTGCAAACCATAATTTGTAAACCGCATTCTTGCAAACCATAATTTGTAAACCCCATTCTTGCAAACCATAATTTGTAAACCCCATTCTTGCAAACCATAATTTGTAAACCCCATTCTTGCAAACCATAATTTGTAAACCCCATTCTCGCAAACCATAATTTGTAAACCCCATTCTTGCAAACCATAATTTGTAAACCACATTCTTGCAAACCATAATTTGTAAACCGCATTCTTGCAAACCATAATTTGTAAACCCCATTCTTGCAAACCATAATTTGTAAACCCCATTCTTGCAAACCATAATTTGTAAACCCCATTCTTGCAAACCATAATTTGTAAACCCCATTCTCGCAAACCATCTAGCCGCGCTTTGGTTGATTTCTCTCAAGGTCGCGCATGAAAAATTTGAGAAACCATccaagtttttgttttttactaaAATAATAACACGCCTCCGGTCTTTTGATTATTAAAGATCCAAGAGTACAAATATTATAAAGGTATAAAGTGCATTGGAATAATCCGAATCCCTTCTATGAACTGCAGTAACACGGTGATTTTGTCCTAGATGAGTGACTTTGTTACATGCAAGTAGCAGAAAAATCTTAATTACCCGTGCAAAACATGCAAAATGTCAGGAAAATTCACATTGCCCGTGCAAAACCAAGCAAAAAGGCTCCGCACTTGGCGATCAAAAACTAGAAACAACACCAAATACAAACTTATTTGTATATGGTATAGCAAAGTTCGTAGCGTTAAAATTGTCGTCGTCTACCTCGACAAGACCATAAATTATCACGGCTATAATGTAAACAGGTAAAAACACATTTTAGCGGGCAGCTACCATGTCTACGTTGCGACATCTCATATTGCACAAGTCCCTAGGGCATACTTCAATCAGCAGTTGCGCCATCCAGAGGTGCGCTTGACGCTAGAGTACATGGGCAGcggaagcaaaaaaaaaaagattgggGGGAACAACACAAatttaaagtgttttatctccgagcccccttccctcccctatTTATTTTAACAGTCTACCGGAGAAAATTATtgggggaggtgggggggcTGGCCACCCTAACCAGATTATTGGGAGGTCCCCCCATGTTCCGCCGCCCATGGAGTAAGAAGAATATAAGGATGGCAGCTACTCCCAGTAGAAACAAGAAGTGACTGACCCCCCCTTAAAAATactattattttaataattaaatCAGAACTCCCTGATTAATTCTAAACTTTTCTTCGTTTCGTTGATATAATGCACATGCGGGAATTTCAGATGGATACTAAGCGAAAGCTATGCCTGTGGCTTTTTGCAAATGAATGGCAACTTAATGTTACAAGGATTTGCAATCCAGTGGCTGGTACCATTACTCTCTGTTGTCATGGCAACACAATCAGCAGAGTGACTGTTGGCGGTGAGGGAGCTGTACGAGAATGGTGATCCGTCATTCCACACCATCGTCCCCTCGGTTGTGACGTCATTCAACCCAATCCATGCACCCTTGTTGGTAAACAAACCAccttgcaagaaaaaaaaaatggttttagTTATTATGCGACTTTTCCCTTTATAGCTGCCCCCATTTTCGTGCTTCCCTAGCACCCATTCGGCTCCCAGTTTTGCCTTCCCTGTTGCGacaggggacttgcgctaagagatcacgtgacttttttgggtggcaaactagcgcgcgctctggcttttagcggcaaaatgacagcaacaaaaataacTAATTTAGCGCttacaaataaaaatgaataattaAAGATGATAAAATGATCCATAAGATTTCGATTTTTTACGATTTATTGAAATTAAAGACAACTTTATGAGATTTCATATGatctttattttgtaattatttACGGGAAataataggccattccagctataagcatgtgCGCGCACTCATCATGagaacctacctcaactaccggcatgcagcgcgcgATTCGTTTCTGATGATAACAACGGGaggatggtaagcctgtggtacTAACCTCCTGATGAGAAACCCAGGACTAAAAACCACTGCTTTACGTTTCAGATTGCTTTCCGTTACATCCTAATTCTTTAACCATAGTCTGACAGTTGCCCGACCCCTTTTAAGTCATTCTCATTTTGTGTGTACTACCCTTTACTCCTTCCTGTATTTTTACCCTTCTACCCAAGATGTCATGGTACGAAATCAGCGGTCCATTCACACCTTTAACCGGTATTATCTTTAAAATAGACATTAAGCTGTAAGCTCACCATCTTGCTCGTAAAATTCTTGCACTTCGTCTGGACTCATGGCCCGGTAAAAAATCATGAGGTCTTTGATATAACCATGCAGTTTAAAGTCACCAGAATCCCTTTTGAGACCGAGTTCAGTGGTGACAGTGCCGCCGTAGGCGATGTCAACGTTGCTTAGGGTCGATGTTTGACTGGCTACCTGTGTGCCAttgatgaagatggtgatcTTCTTCTCCTGTCTGTTCCACGTGTTTACCACGTGATTCCACACGTCAGCCTTTATCACTTTGTCACTGTTGGGCACGAGAGATTAGGATAACTACCATAGCCTAGTCCCAGTCTTGACTTGGCTCCAAGTCCAATTAAGCCAATAGAAGCCATGTTCATGCCCAATTGAGAAGTCAATAACTTTTTTCATGTTTCTCTTATTATACCAGGGGCTAAGTACTTTTAAGCCACTCGGTCCCTGATAATActcatctaaaaaaaaacagaatagGGCCCACCCtccgcaccccccccccccccacccttcccctacaCACTCACCCCTACGGGCCTGAAGTGACCTAATCACAGCTAATAAATTTGCAAAAGAGGTTTGTTTACCCTAGCATATTTTACTACATTCTTGTCTACTTTTTCTATGTTCGTCACGTTACTAACCTTGccgtcctaaggtgagcaATGGCTTCACCAACAGGGTTGGCTAAGAGTGCGGTCAGGGATCCGTCAAGGTGAAAATTGAACTGGAACCTCTTAAGAGCATTACCCCAGTCACAATAATAGGCGCTATTCGTGAATGTCTTGGGCTTGAGCCAGACTGCTAGCGTGAAGCTTACGGTGGAGACGTCGACGTCTGGTACTCTAGCAAAATCATTGTTGGTTGGGCCATCAAGGAACAGGACATTCGTACCCTTGTCCGCAAGGTATGAGGCGGAGTTAATCAGTCTGAAACAAAAACTCATTATGGATTAGTACAGACACACACGTGACCATGATGGGCGGATCCAGACTCTAAAGAAGTTCGAAAATGGACATAAAAAGATAATTGAGagacaataaaaataatgtaCCCAAGATTTAATCCTCCGCCCTCTAGGGTCCGCCCTTGATTATTTATATGTGCCGGTTTTTAAATTGTATATCCGCAAACCCTTCCCGGTTGAGCCGTGAAACAAACGCAGATATTTTCCACTTAGTCTTCGATTTACAACAACAAggtgctgttgttgttgattacGTACTCGCAAGTGGTTTAAACAGTTTAAGAGgacaaaaaggtaaaaaaaaaaaaaaaaaacacgggaAACCATACTTCACATCACTTTCTGTGCCGTCCAAATGCCATTTAGCCACGAGCTCCTTGGAGACATTACCTGTGAGAAATATCACAGGGATAGCAAGGCATTAGACACAGTCGAGTGTTCAGTGTTTGTGTAGAAACTTTGTTACATATCGAAGAGATGTCATGTGTTTTATACAATTGATTTTGTTACAGAACATACACCAATAGACTTCTAAATCGACTCACAGTTTGCGGTGCAGCGTATGGTGGGTTTGACAAAGGTCTC encodes:
- the LOC116614779 gene encoding uncharacterized protein LOC116614779, which codes for MATTKRMLCVFLTLATTALMVSGDMQCNSFAGRRHYGYALLRHVFQKAHVSRTECIRLCRNTVNCFLANMKSDGKGDKVTCQLNNSTKEQSLSSFLQIPGYEYIEFTNRSCGQKEDTICVKKRALLGDWFQFGSSFFKFFTTPASWSDAHSRCQAIGAELASIANENEDRFVAETFVKPTIRCTANCNVSKELVAKWHLDGTESDVKLINSASYLADKGTNVLFLDGPTNNDFARVPDVDVSTVSFTLAVWLKPKTFTNSAYYCDWGNALKRFQFNFHLDGSLTALLANPVGEAIAHLRTASDKVIKADVWNHVVNTWNRQEKKITIFINGTQVASQTSTLSNVDIAYGGTVTTELGLKRDSGDFKLHGYIKDLMIFYRAMSPDEVQEFYEQDGGLFTNKGAWIGLNDVTTEGTMVWNDGSPFSYSSLTANSHSADCVAMTTESNGTSHWIANPCNIKLPFICKKPQA